One Aerococcus urinaeequi DNA segment encodes these proteins:
- a CDS encoding phosphatase PAP2 family protein — MKKDPIQPYLIASAITAIPFILICLTAMIDVDFLTVIDQSIGQHLYQWGPAPFTTFVQSFTLIGNAQGIIPLTLIIAGIFYYISRKWQILLWIVFTILVGAGPVVALIKNIIQRARPSYVPHLVDQGGYSFPSGHATGAVLAWGTLAFLTWYYFKDKYPKMMPYLIGFTIFMVVAISASRLYLGVHYLSDIIAGWSIGATWLILCLNYFNLFIADRIALEDEVKDNNLKEK, encoded by the coding sequence ATGAAAAAAGATCCAATTCAACCTTATTTAATAGCATCCGCCATCACCGCAATACCCTTTATTTTAATCTGTTTAACAGCAATGATTGACGTTGATTTTTTGACAGTAATCGACCAAAGTATTGGCCAACATCTCTATCAATGGGGTCCAGCGCCTTTTACAACGTTTGTACAATCTTTCACCCTCATTGGTAATGCCCAAGGAATCATTCCTCTCACATTGATTATTGCTGGTATTTTCTACTATATTAGTCGAAAATGGCAAATATTACTGTGGATAGTTTTCACTATTCTAGTTGGCGCTGGCCCTGTTGTTGCGCTAATCAAAAATATTATTCAAAGGGCGCGCCCTTCCTACGTGCCGCACCTTGTTGACCAAGGAGGCTACTCCTTCCCTTCTGGACACGCAACTGGTGCAGTACTAGCATGGGGAACCCTAGCTTTCTTAACTTGGTATTATTTTAAAGATAAGTATCCAAAGATGATGCCCTACTTAATTGGCTTTACCATCTTCATGGTGGTTGCCATCAGTGCATCTCGCTTATACCTTGGCGTCCACTATCTATCTGATATTATCGCCGGTTGGTCTATAGGCGCTACTTGGTTAATCCTTTGCTTGAATTACTTTAACCTTTTTATAGCAGATAGAATAGCATTGGAAGATGAAGTAAAGGATAATAACTTAAAAGAAAAATAG
- the rpsT gene encoding 30S ribosomal protein S20 → MPNIESAIKRARQNETANARNSAKIASVRTAVKRFEQAAAENADNKDELFRNASKMLDQAASKGLIHANKAAREKARLAKKA, encoded by the coding sequence ATGCCAAATATTGAATCAGCAATCAAACGTGCTCGTCAAAACGAAACTGCTAACGCTCGTAACAGCGCGAAAATCGCTTCTGTACGTACAGCTGTTAAACGTTTTGAACAAGCTGCTGCAGAAAACGCAGACAACAAAGACGAGTTATTCCGTAACGCTTCTAAAATGTTAGATCAAGCTGCTAGCAAAGGATTAATCCACGCTAACAAAGCTGCTCGTGAAAAAGCTCGCTTAGCTAAAAAAGCATAA
- the uvrB gene encoding excinuclease ABC subunit UvrB, whose amino-acid sequence MMINQFDLVSEYEPSGDQPEAIRRIVEQVEAGDKAQVLLGGTGTGKTFTMANVIAQTNRPTLVLAHNKTLAGQLYGELKEFFPNNAVEYFVSYYDYYQPEAYVPSSDSYIEKSASVNDEIDKLRHSATSSILERRDTIVVASVSCIYGLVNPAEYRDHVISVRQGQELSRDAFMRRLVENQYERNDIDFQRGTFRVRGDIVDVFLSSHDSSSIRVEFFGDEIDRIREVDALTGEVQSEVEHYPIYPATHFVVDHEQVEKSVKSIEAELEDRLKELNDEGKLLEAQRLEQRTRYDIEMLLEMGYCNGIENYSRHMDGRKPGEAPYTLLDFFPEDFLLMVDESHMTMPQVRGMYNGDKARKQVLIDHGFRLPSALDNRPLKLEEFEGKLNQTLFVSATPADYEVEKAGEDDIVEQIIRPTGLLDPTVEVRPIEGQIDDIISEINDRIEREERVFITTLTKRMAEDLTDYLEEVGIKVKYLHSDIKTLERTEIIRDLRLGVFDVLIGINLLREGIDVPEVSLVTILDADKEGFLRNERSLIQTIGRAARNQNGHVILYADGITDSMRRAMDETARRRAIQQAYNKEHGIVPQTIKKEIRDAIRITHVNSEEMSNSLTEQLRALKRDDREQALRNVELEMKQAAKDLNFEKAAELRDIIMELKAEMKK is encoded by the coding sequence ATGATGATAAACCAATTTGATTTAGTTTCGGAATATGAACCGAGTGGGGACCAACCGGAAGCCATCAGAAGAATTGTGGAACAAGTGGAGGCTGGCGATAAGGCGCAAGTTTTATTAGGTGGTACGGGGACTGGGAAGACTTTTACCATGGCAAATGTGATTGCGCAAACCAACCGACCGACTTTAGTATTAGCGCATAATAAGACACTTGCTGGGCAATTATATGGGGAATTAAAAGAGTTCTTCCCGAATAATGCGGTGGAATATTTTGTGTCTTACTATGACTACTACCAACCAGAAGCTTATGTGCCGTCGAGCGACTCCTATATTGAAAAATCTGCTTCAGTGAATGATGAGATTGATAAGTTGCGTCATTCGGCGACGTCTTCTATTTTGGAGCGACGAGATACGATTGTGGTGGCTTCTGTTTCTTGTATTTATGGGTTGGTAAACCCAGCTGAATACCGTGACCACGTGATTTCTGTTAGACAAGGACAGGAATTATCTCGTGATGCCTTTATGCGTCGCTTAGTTGAAAATCAATATGAACGAAATGATATCGACTTCCAGCGTGGGACTTTCCGTGTGCGCGGGGATATTGTGGATGTTTTCTTATCATCTCATGATTCTTCATCGATTCGGGTGGAGTTTTTTGGTGACGAAATTGACCGAATTCGAGAAGTGGATGCTTTAACAGGTGAAGTCCAGTCTGAAGTAGAACATTATCCCATTTATCCGGCGACTCACTTTGTGGTTGACCATGAACAAGTAGAGAAATCAGTTAAATCAATTGAGGCTGAATTAGAAGATCGTTTGAAAGAGTTGAATGATGAAGGGAAGTTGCTTGAAGCGCAACGTCTAGAACAACGTACCCGGTATGACATCGAAATGCTTCTTGAAATGGGTTACTGTAACGGGATCGAAAATTACTCGCGTCATATGGATGGACGTAAACCTGGGGAAGCACCATATACCTTGCTTGATTTCTTCCCAGAAGATTTCTTATTAATGGTGGATGAGTCACATATGACAATGCCACAGGTGCGCGGAATGTATAACGGAGATAAGGCTAGAAAACAAGTTTTAATTGACCATGGTTTCCGTTTACCGTCAGCCTTGGATAACCGACCATTAAAATTAGAAGAGTTTGAAGGAAAATTAAACCAGACACTATTCGTATCCGCAACACCAGCGGATTATGAAGTAGAAAAAGCAGGCGAAGATGACATTGTAGAACAAATCATTCGACCAACCGGCCTGCTTGATCCTACTGTGGAAGTTCGTCCAATTGAAGGTCAAATTGATGACATTATTAGTGAGATTAATGACCGAATTGAACGTGAAGAACGGGTATTTATCACCACTTTAACGAAACGAATGGCAGAAGACCTGACCGACTACTTGGAAGAAGTGGGCATTAAGGTGAAATATCTGCATTCTGATATCAAGACGTTAGAACGTACAGAAATTATTCGTGACTTACGTCTAGGTGTATTCGATGTATTGATTGGGATTAACTTATTGCGTGAGGGAATAGATGTACCTGAAGTATCCTTAGTCACGATATTAGATGCGGATAAGGAAGGATTCTTGCGTAATGAACGGTCGCTGATCCAAACTATTGGACGGGCAGCACGTAATCAAAATGGGCATGTAATTCTGTATGCAGATGGTATCACCGACTCTATGCGCCGGGCAATGGATGAAACGGCCCGTCGTCGTGCTATCCAACAAGCTTATAACAAGGAACATGGGATTGTACCGCAAACAATCAAGAAAGAAATTCGTGATGCTATTCGGATTACCCACGTGAATTCTGAAGAAATGAGTAATTCCTTAACAGAACAATTACGGGCTTTAAAACGGGATGACAGAGAACAAGCTTTACGGAATGTGGAATTAGAAATGAAACAAGCTGCTAAGGACTTAAACTTCGAAAAAGCGGCTGAATTGCGTGACATTATTATGGAATTAAAAGCAGAAATGAAGAAATAG
- the pnp gene encoding polyribonucleotide nucleotidyltransferase has protein sequence MEEKQVFKMNWAGRPLSIEYGQVAKQANAAVLVRYGDTVVLTAVVGAKEAKPGQDFFPLQVNYEEKMYSVGKIPGGYIKREGRPSEHATLTARLIDRPIRPMFDEGFTNEVQVINTVLSVDPDCSPEMAAMFGSSAALTISDIPFDGPIAGVNVGRVNGDLVINPTVEQQAQSDLELIVAGSKDAINMVESSAAELSETEMLEALMFGHTSIRELCYFQDEIREKVGQEKMDVQLNTPDNVLVAEVTAQYNQQMVEAIQTFDKLEREENIEAVKAAIIDHYSELYAGHEDVATLMDQVRQIAHQLEYKEVRRLITDDKVRPDGRKIDEIRPLDSEVGLLPRTHGSGLFTRGQTQALSVATLAPLSEEQRIDGLSGDVTQRFMHHYNFPQYSVGSTGRYGSPGRREIGHGALGYRALNEVLPSEEDFPYAIRLVAEVLESNGSSSQASICAGTLALMDAGVPIKAPVAGIAMGLIMDEDEENYTVLTDIQGLEDHLGDMDFKVAGTENGITALQMDIKIKGITEQILREALDQAHKARVEILGHLATAIDAPRAELSPYAPKIEQMQIDPDDIKVVIGKGGDTINKIIDETGVKIDIDQEGGVNIASDNAAMIKRAKEIIAELTLKVQAGEVYEGTVKRIEKFGAFVEIAKGKDGLVHISQLQEERTNNVEDVVSMDEKVRVKVTEIDNRGRINLTMKGLDAE, from the coding sequence ATGGAAGAAAAGCAAGTGTTTAAAATGAATTGGGCCGGCCGCCCATTATCGATCGAATACGGTCAGGTAGCTAAACAAGCCAATGCAGCGGTATTGGTTCGTTACGGAGATACTGTCGTATTAACTGCCGTAGTAGGGGCAAAAGAAGCTAAGCCAGGACAAGACTTCTTCCCATTACAAGTAAACTATGAAGAAAAAATGTACTCAGTAGGGAAAATTCCTGGTGGTTACATTAAACGTGAAGGTCGCCCAAGCGAACATGCAACATTAACAGCACGTCTGATTGACCGTCCTATCCGTCCGATGTTTGATGAAGGGTTTACCAATGAAGTGCAAGTGATTAATACTGTTTTATCAGTAGATCCAGACTGTTCACCAGAAATGGCCGCAATGTTTGGTTCATCAGCAGCCTTAACAATCTCAGATATTCCTTTCGATGGTCCTATTGCAGGGGTAAATGTTGGTCGTGTAAATGGCGATTTGGTGATTAACCCAACTGTAGAACAACAAGCACAATCTGATTTAGAGTTAATTGTTGCTGGTTCTAAAGATGCCATCAACATGGTAGAGTCTTCAGCTGCAGAATTATCTGAAACAGAAATGCTTGAAGCCTTAATGTTTGGTCACACATCAATCCGTGAATTATGCTACTTCCAAGACGAAATCCGTGAAAAAGTTGGTCAAGAAAAAATGGACGTCCAATTAAATACACCGGACAATGTGTTGGTTGCTGAAGTAACAGCACAATACAATCAACAAATGGTTGAAGCAATCCAAACTTTTGACAAGTTGGAACGTGAAGAAAATATCGAAGCGGTTAAAGCAGCGATTATCGACCACTACAGCGAATTATATGCAGGACATGAAGATGTTGCGACATTAATGGACCAAGTGCGTCAAATCGCTCACCAATTAGAATATAAAGAAGTTCGTCGTTTAATTACTGACGATAAAGTTCGTCCTGATGGTCGTAAAATTGACGAAATTCGTCCTTTAGATTCAGAAGTTGGCTTATTACCACGTACACACGGTTCTGGTTTATTCACTCGTGGACAAACTCAAGCCTTATCAGTAGCGACATTAGCACCCTTATCTGAAGAACAACGTATTGATGGTTTATCAGGTGATGTTACCCAACGTTTCATGCACCACTACAACTTCCCTCAATACTCAGTAGGTTCAACCGGTCGTTACGGTTCACCTGGCCGTCGTGAAATTGGTCACGGTGCTTTAGGTTACCGCGCCTTAAACGAAGTATTGCCAAGTGAAGAAGACTTCCCGTATGCAATTCGTTTAGTTGCTGAAGTATTAGAATCTAACGGTTCATCATCACAAGCATCTATTTGTGCGGGTACTTTAGCCCTTATGGACGCAGGTGTGCCAATTAAAGCCCCAGTTGCTGGTATCGCTATGGGTCTAATCATGGATGAAGACGAAGAAAACTATACAGTCTTAACCGATATCCAAGGTCTAGAAGACCACTTAGGTGACATGGACTTTAAAGTAGCCGGTACAGAAAACGGTATTACGGCTTTACAAATGGATATCAAGATTAAAGGGATCACGGAACAAATTCTACGTGAAGCTTTAGACCAAGCGCATAAAGCGCGTGTTGAAATCTTAGGTCATTTAGCGACTGCAATTGACGCACCACGTGCTGAATTAAGTCCTTATGCACCAAAAATTGAGCAAATGCAAATTGATCCAGATGACATTAAAGTGGTTATCGGTAAAGGTGGGGATACCATCAACAAAATTATCGATGAAACAGGTGTTAAAATTGATATCGATCAAGAAGGTGGCGTGAATATCGCTTCAGATAATGCGGCAATGATCAAACGCGCGAAAGAAATTATTGCTGAATTGACCTTGAAAGTTCAAGCAGGTGAAGTGTATGAAGGAACTGTCAAACGCATTGAAAAATTTGGTGCCTTCGTTGAGATCGCTAAAGGTAAAGATGGTTTAGTGCATATTTCTCAACTGCAAGAAGAACGAACCAATAATGTGGAAGACGTAGTGTCAATGGACGAAAAAGTCCGCGTGAAAGTGACAGAAATCGACAACCGTGGTCGTATCAACTTGACAATGAAAGGTTTAGACGCCGAATAA
- a CDS encoding aspartate-semialdehyde dehydrogenase, protein MAKEYNVAIVGATGAVGEQLRHLVAKANFPVKNIKLLASARSAGKELPVGDKNYVVEELTKDAFEGVDIAFFSAGGDRTVEFSQAAIDAGAVVIDNTSAFRMDENTPLVVPEVNPQALKNHNGLIANPNCSTIQMVVALNPIRDAFGLDRVIVSTYQAVSGAGATAIEEMRQQYRDIEAGNDIQTPGILPVGGDEKHYQMAYNVLPQIDKFQDNHYTYEEMKMTNETKKILGDETIGVSATCVRVPVVYGHSESVYFEVDNDDVTLEDIQNVLRDAPGVVLEDDINQQLYPQAVNAEKKTETFVGRIRKDLDFPRGFHMWVVSDNLWKGAALNSIQIAEQMVADKLI, encoded by the coding sequence ATGGCAAAAGAGTATAATGTAGCAATTGTCGGGGCAACAGGTGCAGTTGGGGAACAATTACGTCACTTAGTTGCAAAAGCAAATTTCCCAGTAAAAAATATTAAGTTATTAGCATCAGCGCGTTCAGCAGGTAAAGAATTACCGGTGGGCGATAAAAACTATGTTGTTGAAGAATTGACGAAGGATGCTTTTGAAGGTGTGGATATTGCCTTCTTCTCAGCTGGTGGAGACCGTACAGTCGAATTTAGCCAAGCAGCCATTGATGCTGGTGCAGTCGTCATTGATAATACATCTGCCTTCCGTATGGATGAAAATACGCCATTAGTAGTGCCAGAGGTAAACCCACAAGCATTGAAAAATCATAATGGCTTGATTGCTAACCCTAACTGTTCAACAATCCAAATGGTTGTGGCTTTAAATCCAATCCGTGATGCCTTTGGATTAGACCGTGTGATCGTGTCTACTTACCAAGCGGTATCAGGTGCAGGGGCGACAGCTATTGAAGAAATGCGTCAACAATATCGGGATATTGAAGCAGGTAATGATATTCAAACACCTGGCATCTTGCCAGTTGGTGGTGATGAGAAACATTATCAAATGGCTTACAACGTATTGCCGCAAATCGATAAATTCCAAGATAACCACTATACTTATGAAGAAATGAAAATGACCAATGAAACCAAAAAAATCTTAGGTGATGAGACGATTGGGGTATCAGCGACTTGTGTGCGTGTACCGGTTGTTTACGGTCACTCAGAGTCTGTTTACTTTGAAGTAGATAATGATGACGTGACACTTGAAGATATCCAAAATGTTTTACGAGATGCACCTGGTGTTGTATTGGAAGATGATATCAACCAACAACTTTACCCTCAAGCAGTAAATGCTGAGAAGAAAACGGAAACATTTGTTGGCCGTATCCGTAAAGATTTAGACTTCCCACGTGGATTCCATATGTGGGTTGTTTCTGACAATTTATGGAAGGGTGCCGCATTGAATTCAATTCAGATTGCAGAACAAATGGTAGCTGATAAATTAATCTAG
- a CDS encoding ribonuclease J, which produces MSDINIIALGGVRENGKNMYLVEVDEAIYVLDCGLVYPPDELLGIDMMIPDFTYLKENQDRVAGVFLTHGHADAIGALPYLLKDIQVPVFGTELTIELAKIQTKKIGLKNYQDFHIISEDNEIDFGNVVIKFFKTTHSVPESVGIEVSTPEGSIVYTGDFKFDMTVSDSYKTDFSRIVEIGRDGVFALLSDSNAAENMRPNATEIEIEQGLLKEVRNAKGRVIVAAVASNLMRIQQVLDVASKLGRRVFLDDTELEEIIDVAIRLGKLSIPSKDLIANLKDLGRFEDHEIIFLETGKSGEPLTTLQKMASSRHTNVSITDGDKVIIVTTPSYDMEKVVAETKNDVYRAGGEVVELAQAYASSGHASPKDLQLMISLLKPKYVVPISGEYRLMSAHKHLATEVGIPEENVFLLDKGDILTYKDGNIHIGGAVPASNVLIDGSGVGDIGNIVLRDRRILSEDGIFLVVLTISRRLGKILSGPEIISRGFIYMKASETLLDEAKDVVVEVTEENLKDKNFEWSKLKGDIRDALSKKLYSETQRRPMILPVIMEASNYHPDKKDKKKGKQN; this is translated from the coding sequence ATGAGTGATATTAATATCATCGCTCTGGGTGGTGTCCGTGAAAACGGGAAAAACATGTACCTAGTCGAAGTTGACGAAGCAATCTATGTCTTAGACTGTGGTCTTGTATACCCACCAGATGAATTATTAGGAATCGATATGATGATTCCAGACTTTACATACTTAAAAGAAAACCAAGACCGTGTAGCAGGGGTATTTTTAACCCACGGCCATGCGGATGCTATTGGTGCTTTACCGTATTTATTAAAAGATATTCAAGTACCCGTATTTGGTACAGAATTAACGATTGAATTAGCGAAAATTCAAACGAAGAAAATTGGCTTGAAGAATTATCAAGACTTCCATATTATTTCAGAAGATAATGAAATTGATTTTGGTAATGTCGTGATCAAATTCTTTAAAACTACCCACTCTGTACCTGAATCAGTAGGGATTGAAGTCTCTACACCAGAAGGTTCAATCGTTTATACAGGTGACTTCAAGTTTGATATGACAGTTTCAGATTCATATAAAACAGACTTTTCTCGTATTGTTGAAATTGGTCGTGACGGTGTATTCGCCTTACTATCAGATTCCAATGCAGCAGAAAATATGAGACCCAACGCCACTGAAATTGAAATTGAACAAGGTTTGTTGAAGGAAGTGCGTAATGCTAAAGGTCGTGTTATCGTTGCGGCGGTGGCTTCAAACTTAATGCGTATTCAACAAGTTTTAGATGTTGCAAGTAAACTGGGGCGTCGTGTTTTCTTAGATGATACTGAATTGGAAGAAATTATTGACGTAGCTATTCGCTTAGGCAAACTATCGATTCCGTCAAAAGACTTGATTGCCAACTTGAAAGACCTTGGCCGTTTTGAAGATCATGAAATTATTTTCCTAGAAACTGGAAAATCAGGTGAACCGTTAACAACCTTACAAAAAATGGCCTCAAGTCGCCACACAAATGTATCCATTACAGATGGTGATAAGGTCATTATTGTGACAACACCTTCTTATGATATGGAAAAAGTGGTAGCAGAAACGAAAAACGATGTTTACCGTGCAGGCGGTGAAGTGGTTGAATTAGCTCAGGCGTATGCGTCAAGTGGTCATGCAAGTCCAAAAGACTTACAATTAATGATCAGCTTATTGAAACCTAAATATGTGGTCCCAATTTCAGGTGAATACCGTCTAATGTCTGCCCACAAACACTTGGCAACAGAGGTAGGTATTCCAGAAGAGAATGTCTTCTTATTAGACAAAGGGGATATCTTGACCTATAAAGATGGCAATATCCATATCGGTGGTGCCGTACCAGCTTCAAACGTATTGATTGATGGATCAGGTGTTGGAGATATTGGCAATATTGTTCTTCGCGACCGCCGTATCTTATCTGAAGATGGTATTTTCTTAGTTGTCCTAACTATTTCGCGTCGTCTAGGTAAAATCTTATCTGGTCCAGAAATTATTTCTCGTGGTTTCATCTATATGAAGGCTTCTGAAACCTTATTAGATGAAGCAAAAGACGTTGTCGTTGAAGTGACTGAGGAAAATCTTAAAGACAAGAACTTTGAATGGTCTAAATTAAAAGGTGACATCCGTGATGCGCTAAGTAAGAAATTATATAGTGAAACTCAACGCCGTCCGATGATTTTACCAGTCATTATGGAAGCTTCAAACTACCATCCTGACAAAAAAGATAAGAAAAAAGGGAAACAAAACTAA
- the cls gene encoding cardiolipin synthase has protein sequence MGLYIFYGILILLVLNTIAAVITVLRQDRPVATIWAWLLVLILLPGIGFIIYYFVGRKISDQNIFRIRNQEIYGLNGLKEKYLNKDGKQKNVDHYPRGIQKMMRVLFKSDYSILTENNHVEIFISGQEKMNRLVADIYAATDSVHVQYYIFTDDEVGMRVVEALIDRAEAGLEVKLMADAVGSRLLSKDSVKRMEEAGVQFESFFSKSPFFIFNFRLNWRNHRKIVVIDGLVGYVGGFNVAKEYVGRGPLGYWRDTHFRITGDAVKTLQSRFMVDWFASKKAKPSDFDHEYFPDPEVNGETAMQIVSSGPDEESDQIKMGYLQMINIAEEYIYIQTPYFIPDEAVFEAVEMAALSGVEVHIMIPSKPDHPLVYRATEYYVKSLLPAGVHVHKYREDGFLHAKTVCVDGHVASVGTANFDIRSFALNFEINAFVYDRKVVTQLEGIFKNDLKESTQVDMDHFENQTKWKKFRQGFSRLFSPVL, from the coding sequence ATGGGTTTATATATTTTTTATGGGATTTTAATTCTTTTAGTGTTAAATACCATCGCCGCAGTTATTACCGTCCTTAGACAAGATCGTCCTGTGGCGACTATTTGGGCTTGGTTATTGGTGCTAATATTATTACCAGGTATTGGTTTTATTATTTATTATTTTGTTGGTCGAAAGATTTCCGACCAAAATATCTTTAGGATTCGTAACCAAGAAATTTATGGTTTAAATGGTCTAAAAGAAAAGTATTTAAATAAAGATGGTAAACAGAAAAATGTTGACCATTATCCGCGTGGTATTCAAAAAATGATGCGTGTCTTGTTTAAGAGTGACTATTCAATCTTGACTGAAAACAATCATGTCGAAATCTTTATTTCAGGCCAAGAAAAAATGAACCGACTAGTTGCGGATATCTATGCCGCAACAGATTCAGTGCATGTCCAATACTACATCTTTACTGATGATGAAGTGGGTATGCGGGTAGTAGAAGCCTTAATTGACCGGGCCGAAGCGGGATTAGAGGTCAAATTGATGGCTGACGCAGTGGGAAGTCGTTTATTGAGTAAAGATTCTGTTAAAAGAATGGAAGAAGCAGGGGTACAGTTTGAAAGTTTCTTCTCAAAAAGTCCCTTCTTTATTTTTAATTTTCGCCTAAATTGGCGTAATCACCGTAAGATTGTTGTAATCGATGGTTTAGTTGGTTATGTTGGTGGGTTTAATGTTGCCAAAGAATATGTTGGTAGAGGACCTTTAGGTTATTGGCGTGATACCCATTTTCGGATTACAGGAGATGCCGTCAAAACCTTACAAAGCCGTTTTATGGTAGACTGGTTTGCTTCTAAGAAAGCTAAACCAAGTGATTTTGACCATGAATATTTCCCAGACCCAGAAGTAAATGGTGAAACAGCCATGCAAATTGTTTCATCTGGACCAGATGAAGAGTCAGACCAAATAAAAATGGGTTACCTGCAGATGATTAATATTGCAGAAGAGTATATTTATATTCAAACGCCTTACTTTATTCCAGACGAAGCCGTCTTTGAAGCAGTTGAGATGGCAGCCTTATCAGGTGTGGAAGTCCACATCATGATTCCATCAAAACCTGACCACCCATTAGTATATCGAGCAACTGAATACTATGTAAAATCCTTACTGCCAGCTGGTGTTCACGTACATAAATACCGTGAAGATGGGTTCTTACATGCCAAAACAGTATGCGTAGATGGTCATGTTGCCAGCGTTGGGACTGCTAACTTTGACATTCGAAGCTTCGCTTTGAACTTTGAAATCAATGCCTTTGTGTATGACCGCAAAGTCGTTACCCAATTAGAAGGAATCTTCAAAAATGATTTAAAAGAATCAACTCAAGTCGACATGGACCATTTCGAAAACCAAACAAAATGGAAGAAATTCCGTCAAGGGTTCTCGAGATTGTTCTCACCAGTTTTATAA
- the rpsO gene encoding 30S ribosomal protein S15, whose product MAISKERKNELIQQFARHEGDTGSPEVQIAILTEDINSLNEHARTHKKDHHSYRGLMKKVGHRRNLLAYLRNKDVQRYRELIKALGLRR is encoded by the coding sequence ATGGCAATTTCAAAAGAACGTAAAAACGAATTAATCCAACAATTTGCACGTCACGAAGGAGATACTGGTAGCCCAGAGGTACAAATCGCTATCTTAACTGAAGATATCAACTCTCTTAACGAACATGCACGTACGCACAAAAAAGACCACCATTCTTACCGTGGTTTAATGAAAAAAGTTGGTCACCGTCGTAACTTGTTAGCTTACTTACGTAACAAAGATGTTCAACGTTACCGTGAATTAATCAAAGCATTAGGCTTACGTCGTTAA
- a CDS encoding energy-coupled thiamine transporter ThiT, translating into MNASQKLVVWVEGLLFVILALLIESIFPVTITSYNITVAISLTLLVFYSYRRGSTAGFIAGAVLGAVVGYLQVENVQTEWMVLVASAIQTAMVGLSGKFARNLQRTLFNRRMSSVYLNLITGTVMTFAAFFILKFIFNQYVLNVGQVADGTYAMSMLWSFLANLALALVILVIILNISSKYWIPKNTPYISRKERSRLLND; encoded by the coding sequence ATGAACGCGTCACAAAAATTAGTAGTCTGGGTTGAAGGATTATTATTTGTCATCCTGGCTTTATTAATTGAAAGTATCTTCCCAGTAACCATTACAAGTTACAATATTACCGTAGCGATTTCATTAACCCTATTGGTTTTCTATTCATATAGAAGAGGATCAACAGCAGGCTTTATCGCTGGTGCAGTACTTGGAGCAGTAGTGGGGTATTTACAAGTAGAGAATGTACAAACAGAGTGGATGGTGCTAGTGGCTAGTGCAATCCAAACAGCTATGGTTGGGTTATCAGGTAAATTTGCCCGAAACTTACAGCGGACTTTATTTAACCGCCGTATGTCTAGTGTATACCTAAACCTAATTACCGGGACAGTTATGACTTTTGCCGCATTCTTCATCCTAAAATTTATCTTTAATCAATATGTGCTAAATGTTGGTCAAGTGGCTGACGGTACATATGCGATGAGTATGTTATGGTCATTCTTGGCTAACTTAGCCTTAGCCTTAGTCATCCTAGTAATTATCTTAAACATTTCATCGAAATATTGGATTCCAAAGAATACGCCATATATTTCGCGCAAAGAACGTTCGCGTTTATTGAATGACTAA